TATTGTAAAATGCTCCTTTATTTTCTTTCATTTCCATAGATTCGGTAATGATAAGATGGGCAACGGTGGTCAGGTTTCTTAGTTCTGATAACTGAGGGGAAAGAATGGAGTAACGGTAAATTTCATCCACAGCAGCGGCAATCTCCTGATGTTTCTGGAGTGCCATATTTAAACGTCTGTTGCTTCTCACGATACCTACCAGGTCACTCATCATTTCCTGAAGCTGTTTTCTGAGATAGCTTACGATAACCATTTCATCCATGATTTTCATACCTTCTTCGTCCCATTCCGGTACTGCTTTCAGATCATCGAAATTGAAGTTGTTTTCATTCAGCAGTTTTACTGTTTTCATAGCGGCATTGTGCCCGAAAACTAAACCTTCAAGTAAAGAATTTGAAGCCAGTCTATTGGCTCCGTGAAGGCCTGAATTGGTACATTCACCTACAGCAAAAAGGTTTCTTATGGAAGATTGCCCGTCTCGGTCTACTTCAATTCCGCCCATCAGATAGTGGCAGGCAGGAACAACAGGAATAAGCTGTGTGAAAGGGTCTATTCCTTCATCTTTACATTTTTTATAAATATTCGGGAAGTGTTCAAGGAATTTTTCATGATCCATTTCGCGGCAGTCCAGACCTACATATTCGTCCCCGGAAATTTTCATTTCATTGTCAATGGCTCTTGCCACGATGTCTCTGGAGGCCAGTTCTTCACGCTCATCATATTTATGCATAAATTTTTCGCCTTTTTTGGTTCTTAATTTAGCGCCGTCTCCACGCACCGCCTCTGAAATCAGGAAAAGCATGCCGTCAATCTTGCTGTAAAGTGCGGTTGGGTGAAACTGA
This region of Chryseobacterium vaccae genomic DNA includes:
- the nadB gene encoding L-aspartate oxidase, producing MIKADVLVIGSGISGLSYAIKVSEQFPDAKIIIVTKSDEDESNTKYAQGGLAVVTDFKNDNFDKHIEDTMRAGDGENKRDVVEMVVKEAPARFNEIVEWGANFDMKNGKFALGREGGHTENRIVHHKDITGFEIERALLETANSSPNIEILDHHYVIDIITQHHVPGKELNEGDIHCYGAYILDEKSRKIKKITSKITLVATGGAGHVYKNTTNPTIATGDGIAFVARAKGKVSNMQYYQFHPTALYSKIDGMLFLISEAVRGDGAKLRTKKGEKFMHKYDEREELASRDIVARAIDNEMKISGDEYVGLDCREMDHEKFLEHFPNIYKKCKDEGIDPFTQLIPVVPACHYLMGGIEVDRDGQSSIRNLFAVGECTNSGLHGANRLASNSLLEGLVFGHNAAMKTVKLLNENNFNFDDLKAVPEWDEEGMKIMDEMVIVSYLRKQLQEMMSDLVGIVRSNRRLNMALQKHQEIAAAVDEIYRYSILSPQLSELRNLTTVAHLIITESMEMKENKGAFYNKDLA